One window from the genome of Kineosporia corallincola encodes:
- a CDS encoding pyridoxamine 5'-phosphate oxidase family protein, protein MSEHLETGTMKELSPAECWALLRSQDLGRLAVTTGGAPLIFPVNYAVDHGCVVLRTAPGTKLAAALTSDAVAFEADAHDRGSQVAWSVMIQGQAEEMVELEELLDADDLPLSPLHPSPKHRFLRIVPTEVSGRRFATVPGDFWHGPLSGRRRAPRD, encoded by the coding sequence ATGTCCGAACATCTGGAAACCGGCACCATGAAAGAGCTTTCCCCGGCCGAGTGCTGGGCGTTGCTGCGCAGCCAGGACCTGGGGCGGCTGGCCGTCACCACCGGCGGCGCACCGCTGATCTTCCCGGTGAACTACGCCGTCGACCACGGCTGCGTGGTGCTGCGCACCGCCCCCGGCACCAAACTGGCCGCCGCGCTGACCAGTGACGCCGTCGCCTTCGAGGCCGATGCCCACGACCGCGGCAGCCAGGTGGCCTGGAGCGTGATGATCCAGGGCCAGGCCGAGGAGATGGTCGAGCTGGAGGAACTGCTCGACGCCGACGACCTGCCCCTCAGCCCTCTCCACCCGTCCCCCAAGCACCGCTTCCTGCGGATCGTGCCGACCGAGGTCAGCGGCCGCCGCTTCGCCACCGTCCCCGGCGACTTCTGGCACGGCCCGCTGAGCGGCCGGCGCCGCGCCCCCCGCGACTGA
- a CDS encoding cytochrome P450 family protein, with protein sequence MNRTTMRETEPDRPALIFTPEVKADSPRVLAELRARGPVQRVRLGNGLAAWAVLSYEEARAALTHPDLRHDPTPSEKALEAVGYTVHKPGHGVGGSMLQLDPPDHTRLRRLVAPAFSPRRTRLLTERVHEITAGLLDAMAPRGEADLVEAFTAPLPVTVICELLGIPAADRDSFRRWTGDFLGLPSDRQRAAGLSLNGYVAELVERKLAEPADDLLSDLTLQSSTQDGRLSRAELIGTAVLLVIAGHDTTVNLIGNAMVALFRAPHQADLLRARPELVEQAVEEFLRLDSSVEASTLRFAANDLELAGVRIRRGDVVAVYLGQASRDAPQAEGTDPAVLDVTRPGPRHVAFGHGIHHCLGAPLARMEASVAIGALLRRFPDLRLAVPLDDLCWIPVGMMRGPLELPVRFTPRPHGTTVR encoded by the coding sequence ATGAACCGGACGACCATGCGGGAGACGGAACCGGACCGGCCCGCCCTGATCTTCACGCCCGAGGTCAAGGCCGACTCGCCCCGGGTGCTCGCCGAACTGCGGGCCCGCGGCCCGGTGCAGCGGGTCCGGCTGGGCAACGGCCTGGCCGCCTGGGCCGTGCTGTCGTACGAGGAGGCCCGCGCCGCCCTCACCCACCCGGACCTGCGGCACGACCCCACGCCGTCCGAGAAGGCCCTGGAGGCGGTGGGTTACACGGTGCACAAGCCGGGCCACGGGGTGGGCGGCTCGATGCTCCAGCTGGATCCGCCCGACCACACCCGGTTGCGCCGCCTGGTGGCGCCCGCCTTCAGCCCGCGTCGCACCCGGCTGCTGACCGAGCGGGTGCACGAGATCACCGCCGGGCTGCTCGACGCGATGGCGCCGCGCGGTGAGGCAGACCTGGTCGAGGCGTTCACCGCGCCGCTGCCGGTCACCGTGATCTGCGAGCTGCTGGGCATCCCGGCGGCCGACCGCGACAGCTTCCGGCGCTGGACCGGCGACTTCCTCGGGCTGCCCTCCGACCGGCAGCGGGCGGCGGGGCTGAGCCTGAACGGCTACGTCGCGGAGCTGGTGGAGCGCAAGCTGGCCGAGCCCGCCGACGACCTGCTGTCCGACTTGACGCTCCAGTCCAGCACCCAGGACGGCCGGCTGTCGCGGGCCGAGTTGATCGGCACGGCGGTGCTTCTCGTCATCGCCGGGCACGACACCACGGTGAACCTGATCGGCAACGCGATGGTGGCGCTGTTCCGGGCGCCGCACCAGGCCGACCTGCTGCGGGCCCGGCCGGAACTGGTGGAACAGGCCGTGGAGGAGTTCCTGCGCCTGGACTCGTCGGTGGAGGCGTCCACGCTGCGGTTCGCGGCGAACGACCTGGAGCTGGCCGGGGTGCGCATCCGGCGGGGTGACGTGGTCGCCGTGTACCTGGGGCAGGCCAGCCGGGACGCGCCGCAGGCGGAGGGCACCGACCCGGCCGTTCTCGACGTCACCCGGCCCGGCCCGCGGCACGTGGCGTTCGGTCACGGCATCCATCACTGCCTGGGCGCGCCGCTGGCCCGCATGGAGGCGTCCGTCGCGATCGGCGCTCTGCTGCGCCGGTTTCCCGACCTGCGCCTGGCGGTGCCGCTCGACGACCTGTGCTGGATCCCGGTCGGCATGATGCGGGGTCCGCTGGAGCTGCCGGTGCGGTTCACGCCACGCCCGCACGGTACAACGGTCCGATGA
- a CDS encoding TetR/AcrR family transcriptional regulator has protein sequence MAKEAGKGRRAEYAELTRQAITEAARDLFISQGYFATKVDEIARAARVAPATVYAVGGGKSGLLRALLLAGTESEDIAGILERLRTATDPAELLAYTVHVTREQFEAWSPLMRQVAAAAAQDPAVRESQDIAHRSMRAGLELTTHRLDELGALGVPAGRAVDLLWLHLCNAAYFIRTDDLGWTLDESEKWLCETLPGLILTTPEPGGRTSTIRNRESPPPSATRRAPARRT, from the coding sequence GTGGCGAAAGAGGCAGGTAAGGGACGCAGGGCCGAGTACGCGGAGCTCACCCGGCAGGCGATCACCGAGGCCGCCCGCGACTTGTTCATCTCCCAGGGCTATTTCGCCACCAAGGTCGACGAGATCGCCCGCGCCGCCCGGGTCGCCCCGGCCACCGTGTACGCGGTCGGCGGGGGCAAGAGCGGCCTGCTGCGGGCCCTGCTACTGGCCGGCACGGAGTCCGAAGACATCGCCGGCATCCTGGAACGCCTGCGCACCGCCACCGACCCGGCCGAGCTGCTGGCCTACACGGTGCACGTCACCCGCGAGCAGTTCGAGGCCTGGTCACCGCTCATGCGCCAGGTCGCGGCCGCGGCGGCGCAGGATCCGGCGGTGCGCGAGAGCCAGGACATCGCGCACCGCTCGATGCGGGCCGGGCTGGAGCTCACCACGCACCGCCTCGACGAGCTCGGCGCGCTGGGCGTGCCGGCCGGGCGGGCCGTCGACCTGCTCTGGCTGCACCTGTGCAACGCGGCCTACTTCATCCGCACCGACGACCTCGGGTGGACGCTCGACGAGTCCGAGAAGTGGCTGTGCGAAACCCTTCCCGGCCTGATCCTGACCACCCCGGAACCGGGCGGTCGGACGTCCACCATTAGGAACAGGGAATCGCCGCCACCATCAGCGACCCGCCGCGCCCCAGCGCGGAGAACATGA
- a CDS encoding heme-dependent oxidative N-demethylase family protein yields the protein MIRTPEQLEALIPAAALRADDSWWPRPGPDPFRLVVGARTLPAEQWLRPRPHDAALVTWRRALLDEQGEAAFQALPGTTAAGRAVLDLVCGVTGDVSSSSMTGRHPLDLAGRLVAEDLCLVDLTGGRPRLTGASLAMPNRWLLADKLGRDMLAVHVPVPGYAGQLAAVVDRFLTGLREHRIMTRANWAITDDPRLFQPAADSRARQGDRIRTPAQAAVSLHVRVEYQTLRLLPEPARDSALFTIRTAHEPLSALADRPAVAGGLAATIAVMPPADLDYKGVLPYREAVLELLRGYAGQT from the coding sequence ATGATCCGTACCCCCGAGCAGCTGGAGGCCCTGATCCCGGCCGCGGCGCTGCGGGCCGACGACTCCTGGTGGCCCCGGCCCGGGCCGGACCCGTTCCGGCTGGTGGTGGGGGCACGCACGCTGCCGGCGGAGCAGTGGCTGCGGCCCCGTCCGCACGACGCGGCCCTGGTCACCTGGCGCCGGGCGCTGCTCGACGAGCAGGGGGAGGCGGCCTTCCAGGCGCTGCCCGGAACCACGGCGGCGGGGCGGGCCGTGCTGGATCTGGTGTGCGGGGTGACGGGAGACGTCTCGTCGTCCTCCATGACCGGCCGGCACCCGCTGGACCTGGCCGGGCGGCTGGTGGCGGAGGACCTGTGCCTGGTCGACCTCACCGGTGGCCGGCCCCGGCTGACCGGCGCGAGCCTGGCCATGCCGAACCGGTGGCTGCTGGCCGACAAGCTGGGGCGCGACATGCTCGCCGTGCACGTCCCGGTTCCCGGCTACGCCGGGCAGCTCGCGGCGGTGGTCGACCGGTTCCTCACCGGGCTGCGGGAGCACCGGATCATGACGCGCGCCAACTGGGCGATCACCGACGACCCGCGGCTGTTCCAGCCCGCCGCCGACTCCCGGGCCCGGCAGGGCGACCGGATCCGCACGCCCGCCCAGGCAGCCGTCTCGCTGCACGTGCGGGTGGAGTACCAGACGCTCCGGTTGCTGCCCGAACCGGCGCGCGACAGCGCGCTTTTCACCATCCGCACCGCGCACGAGCCGCTGTCGGCGCTGGCCGACCGGCCCGCGGTGGCCGGAGGGCTGGCGGCCACGATCGCCGTGATGCCCCCGGCCGATCTCGACTACAAGGGCGTACTGCCCTACCGGGAGGCGGTTCTGGAGCTGCTGCGCGGGTACGCCGGCCAGACCTGA
- a CDS encoding OsmC family protein: MTVHTYPASISWQGSTGAGYDAYPRGHSAGTAPGDHTLALSADPAFRGDPGLLNPEQLLVLAAGSCQLLSFLAVAAHRGVDVLSYTDRPTGRMDDEQRPARVAVVELRPTIGVAPGTDHEKVLRLVDLAHRGCFVANSLSGAVTIDATVVTA; the protein is encoded by the coding sequence ATGACGGTGCACACCTACCCCGCGTCGATCAGCTGGCAGGGCTCGACCGGCGCCGGTTACGACGCCTACCCGCGTGGCCATTCCGCCGGGACCGCTCCCGGCGACCACACCCTCGCGCTCAGCGCCGACCCCGCCTTCCGCGGCGACCCGGGGCTGCTCAACCCGGAGCAGCTGCTGGTGCTGGCGGCCGGTTCCTGCCAGCTGCTGTCGTTCCTGGCCGTCGCGGCGCACCGCGGCGTCGACGTGCTCTCCTACACCGACCGGCCGACCGGGCGCATGGACGACGAACAGCGCCCGGCCCGCGTCGCCGTCGTCGAGTTGCGTCCCACCATCGGCGTCGCCCCCGGCACGGACCACGAGAAGGTGCTCCGGCTGGTCGATCTCGCGCACCGCGGCTGCTTCGTCGCGAACTCCCTGTCCGGTGCGGTCACGATCGACGCCACGGTGGTGACGGCGTGA
- a CDS encoding flavodoxin family protein: MRALLVYESRFGNTESVARAVAAGLGTVVRVDIHTPASAPVVLGDDVALLVVGAPTHALGHGVPEGDGVDRYACASVRDWLETLHPAGIPAASFDTHAGGPFTGRPARTVSHRLRRLGLQLRGHESFCAKGVLGPMEDGELDHAQRWGENLAASLAPVPS; the protein is encoded by the coding sequence ATGAGGGCACTGCTGGTGTACGAGTCCAGGTTCGGCAACACCGAGTCGGTGGCCCGGGCGGTCGCCGCCGGGCTCGGGACGGTCGTGCGGGTCGACATCCACACCCCGGCGAGCGCCCCGGTCGTGCTCGGCGACGACGTCGCCCTGCTGGTGGTCGGCGCCCCCACCCACGCCCTGGGCCACGGCGTCCCGGAGGGCGACGGGGTGGACCGGTACGCCTGCGCGAGCGTGCGGGACTGGCTCGAGACCCTGCACCCGGCGGGCATTCCCGCGGCGTCGTTCGACACGCACGCCGGCGGGCCGTTCACCGGCCGGCCGGCGCGCACCGTCAGTCATCGCCTGCGGCGTCTGGGTCTTCAGCTGCGCGGCCACGAATCCTTCTGCGCGAAGGGCGTTCTCGGGCCGATGGAGGACGGCGAACTGGACCACGCCCAGCGCTGGGGAGAGAACCTGGCCGCGTCGCTCGCGCCGGTGCCGTCCTAG
- a CDS encoding ABC transporter substrate-binding protein — protein MNRSAMSRRGFLGLGAGSLLGLAGCGVAGIGSGSGDTSLTMFHWAGDQATVPVRVGDEYAAAHGVKISYIEGTNAETFPKLVSSVQIDAGDPLLNLGFFNAQSFATGENSDLWLAVPDSVENLANVLPDYRIVSGHGAFMVMDAMGLIYNTEAFPTPPASWMQLFDSKYQGKVTTWDAPAFGLNGLPVIARIQGGDEGDFTLGMDEYAKAARRGQFSGFVASNDQLRKQLKAGEVVLAPGFQGVAQSWMDAGDPIGFAVPEEGVMAFPEGFQIIKGSTEGQVDAAAGLMDEIFDPANVSAYCAATATIPLVDGATLDKKYADLKSFQLETVTSSIQLDWATLVAATEDATTVWNDEVKSRM, from the coding sequence ATGAACCGCAGCGCGATGTCCCGTCGCGGCTTTCTCGGCCTGGGGGCGGGCAGTCTGCTGGGACTGGCCGGATGTGGCGTGGCCGGAATCGGTTCCGGGTCGGGCGACACCTCCCTGACGATGTTCCACTGGGCCGGCGACCAGGCCACGGTGCCGGTGAGGGTCGGTGACGAGTACGCCGCCGCGCACGGGGTGAAGATCAGCTACATCGAGGGCACGAACGCCGAGACCTTCCCCAAGCTGGTCAGCTCGGTGCAGATCGACGCGGGCGACCCGCTGCTGAACCTGGGCTTCTTCAACGCGCAGTCGTTCGCCACCGGCGAGAACAGCGACTTGTGGCTCGCCGTGCCGGATTCGGTGGAGAACCTGGCGAACGTGCTGCCGGACTACCGGATCGTCAGCGGGCACGGCGCCTTCATGGTGATGGACGCGATGGGCCTGATCTACAACACCGAGGCCTTCCCGACGCCCCCGGCCAGCTGGATGCAGCTCTTCGACAGCAAGTATCAGGGCAAGGTGACCACCTGGGACGCACCGGCTTTCGGCCTGAACGGGCTGCCGGTGATCGCGCGCATCCAGGGCGGCGACGAGGGCGACTTCACGCTCGGCATGGACGAGTACGCCAAAGCCGCCCGGCGGGGCCAGTTCAGCGGGTTCGTCGCGTCGAACGACCAGCTGCGCAAGCAGCTCAAGGCCGGTGAGGTGGTGCTGGCCCCCGGTTTCCAGGGAGTGGCGCAGAGCTGGATGGACGCCGGCGACCCGATCGGTTTCGCGGTGCCGGAGGAGGGCGTGATGGCCTTCCCGGAGGGGTTCCAGATCATCAAGGGCTCGACCGAGGGGCAGGTCGACGCGGCCGCCGGGCTGATGGACGAGATCTTCGACCCGGCCAACGTCAGCGCCTACTGCGCGGCCACCGCCACCATCCCGCTCGTCGACGGGGCCACGCTGGACAAGAAGTACGCCGACCTGAAGAGTTTCCAGCTGGAGACCGTCACCTCGTCGATCCAGCTGGACTGGGCCACCCTGGTGGCGGCGACCGAGGACGCCACGACCGTGTGGAACGACGAGGTCAAGTCGAGGATGTGA
- a CDS encoding ArsR/SmtB family transcription factor, producing MSRDLSTIGRALAAPARATFLAVLMDGSTRPAGELARAAGVSAATASEHLGVLLDAGLVDCVPRGRHRFYRIADDSVAAALEQLGHLCPPAPVLTHAQHRGRRDLLRARLCYDHLAGRLGIALTRSLTGRGWLDPADLALRDDGERAMTALGIDVAALRAGRRPLTRSCPDWTERHPHLAGALGAALATHFTGQNWLTRRPGGRGLDVTAAGRRALTGTWGLDLSGLETAPGSLRTAG from the coding sequence ATGAGCCGTGACCTGTCCACGATCGGCCGGGCCCTGGCGGCGCCCGCGCGGGCGACGTTCCTGGCGGTGCTGATGGACGGTTCCACCCGCCCCGCCGGGGAACTCGCCCGGGCGGCCGGGGTCAGCGCCGCCACCGCCAGCGAGCACCTGGGAGTGCTGCTCGACGCCGGGCTGGTGGACTGCGTGCCGCGGGGCCGTCACCGGTTCTACCGGATCGCCGACGACTCGGTGGCCGCGGCCCTGGAACAGCTCGGCCACCTCTGCCCGCCCGCCCCGGTCCTGACCCACGCCCAGCACCGCGGCCGGCGCGACCTGCTGCGCGCGAGGCTGTGTTACGACCATCTGGCCGGCCGGCTGGGCATCGCCCTGACCCGCTCGCTGACCGGCCGCGGCTGGCTCGACCCGGCGGACCTGGCCCTGCGCGACGACGGGGAGCGGGCGATGACGGCGCTCGGGATCGACGTCGCCGCCCTGCGCGCGGGCCGCCGCCCGCTGACCCGGTCCTGCCCGGACTGGACCGAGCGGCACCCGCACCTGGCCGGCGCGCTCGGCGCCGCCCTCGCCACGCACTTCACCGGGCAGAACTGGCTCACCCGGAGGCCCGGCGGCCGGGGCCTGGACGTGACGGCGGCCGGGCGCCGGGCGCTCACCGGGACGTGGGGGCTGGATCTCAGCGGGCTGGAGACGGCTCCCGGATCGCTGCGGACGGCGGGCTGA
- a CDS encoding nucleotide disphospho-sugar-binding domain-containing protein translates to MRILISSCPAHGHLLPMLPLARAAQQAGHQVALLSHPSVGGLAPFLPLLPAGPSVPETLAEVMRRSGVDARDVPIDESAENAQQGPIDFFVHARMDLGAEQALAAARDFAPDLVVADIADLYGPYVAAALGVPWAAHGASLPFNEQLARFFEAATIERFARENVHFTGPVAYLDPWPDLLLRPSDVYPAPRIPVRAQPHAGDGPVWQRPAHGERPTVLLTLGTVVEDPQALGGALDSLLELDVDVIVAPHAAGDLGGRTPDPQRVHVAGFVPMKDLLDSGVDVVVTAGGAGTVLSALSAGVPLVLLPLGLDKPMNADRVASVGAGTVVNAPGEIAPAVAEVLAHRHYAEAAARVADSVCSSRPAPAALDLLIETALTTRKSR, encoded by the coding sequence TTGCGTATCCTGATCAGCAGCTGCCCGGCGCACGGCCACCTGCTGCCGATGCTCCCGCTGGCCCGGGCCGCCCAGCAGGCCGGTCACCAGGTCGCCCTGCTCAGCCACCCGTCCGTCGGCGGGCTCGCGCCGTTCCTGCCGCTGCTGCCCGCCGGGCCCTCGGTGCCGGAGACGCTGGCCGAGGTGATGCGGCGCTCCGGCGTCGACGCCCGCGACGTGCCGATCGACGAGTCCGCCGAGAACGCGCAGCAGGGCCCGATCGACTTCTTCGTGCACGCCCGCATGGACCTGGGGGCGGAGCAGGCCCTGGCCGCGGCCCGCGACTTCGCGCCCGACCTGGTGGTGGCCGACATCGCCGACCTGTACGGCCCCTACGTGGCCGCGGCGCTCGGCGTGCCCTGGGCCGCGCACGGCGCCAGCCTGCCGTTCAACGAGCAGCTGGCGCGGTTCTTCGAGGCCGCCACGATCGAGCGGTTCGCCCGGGAGAACGTCCATTTCACCGGGCCGGTGGCCTATCTCGACCCCTGGCCGGACCTGCTGCTGCGCCCGTCCGACGTCTACCCGGCCCCGCGCATCCCGGTGCGCGCGCAGCCGCACGCCGGTGACGGGCCGGTCTGGCAGCGCCCCGCCCACGGCGAGCGGCCCACGGTGCTGCTGACGCTCGGCACGGTGGTGGAAGACCCGCAGGCGCTCGGCGGGGCGCTGGATTCGCTGCTGGAACTCGACGTGGACGTGATCGTGGCCCCGCACGCCGCCGGCGACCTGGGCGGCCGCACGCCCGACCCGCAGCGGGTGCACGTGGCCGGGTTCGTGCCGATGAAAGACCTGCTGGACAGCGGCGTCGACGTGGTGGTGACGGCCGGCGGAGCGGGCACGGTGCTGTCCGCGCTGTCGGCCGGGGTGCCGCTGGTGCTGCTGCCGCTGGGGCTGGACAAGCCGATGAACGCCGACCGGGTGGCCTCGGTGGGCGCCGGCACGGTGGTGAACGCGCCGGGCGAGATCGCCCCGGCCGTCGCCGAGGTGCTCGCCCACCGGCACTACGCCGAGGCCGCGGCCCGGGTGGCCGACAGCGTCTGCTCCTCCCGGCCGGCCCCGGCCGCCCTCGACCTGCTCATCGAAACCGCTCTGACGACAAGGAAGTCCCGCTGA
- a CDS encoding FMN-dependent NADH-azoreductase → MTLLRIDASILGPYSAGSELADLVLEAWSERRPHEPVVTRHLGTDPLPATAWAAAVSSFSVPEEQRTPAQREALALAHELITEVRSADALLLAFPLYNWGVSQNVKVWIDLLVAGGAATERVLEGKPVVLVSTRGGAYGPGMPREGWDHNTPYLRQVLAGFWGADLTVVERELTLAGTDPALDRLAAEAEAERLRARAEATAAGRALAG, encoded by the coding sequence ATGACCCTGCTCCGTATCGACGCCAGCATCCTCGGGCCGTACTCGGCCGGCAGCGAGCTGGCCGACCTGGTGCTCGAGGCCTGGAGCGAGCGGCGCCCGCACGAGCCCGTCGTCACCCGGCACCTGGGCACCGACCCGCTGCCGGCGACGGCCTGGGCGGCGGCGGTGTCGTCGTTCTCGGTGCCCGAGGAGCAGCGGACCCCGGCCCAGCGCGAGGCACTGGCCCTGGCGCACGAGCTGATCACGGAGGTGCGCTCGGCCGACGCCCTGCTGCTGGCGTTCCCGCTGTACAACTGGGGTGTTTCGCAGAACGTCAAGGTCTGGATCGACCTGCTGGTGGCCGGCGGCGCCGCCACCGAACGGGTGCTCGAGGGCAAGCCGGTGGTGTTGGTGAGCACCCGCGGCGGCGCCTACGGGCCGGGCATGCCGCGCGAGGGCTGGGACCACAACACGCCGTACCTGCGGCAGGTGCTCGCCGGGTTCTGGGGCGCCGACCTGACCGTGGTGGAGCGCGAACTCACCCTGGCCGGAACGGATCCCGCGCTGGACCGGCTGGCCGCCGAGGCCGAGGCGGAGCGGCTGCGGGCGCGTGCGGAGGCCACGGCGGCGGGCAGGGCGCTGGCAGGCTGA
- a CDS encoding sensor histidine kinase, whose amino-acid sequence MSSTSLVAASSPSSLPPSATRQWWRTLAMTAALSLLGAVVMGPLWQEYPLVAAGSLLFGAMFTCAGVILWGEPGHRRTAVLLIAAALLWSLGWSEEWAFGPMPLLSGPSSFLALSLAVWAMFRYPEPALMNRVERVFVLVLGVVVVGGILAQDLTMRPEWKDYDPGSWWITLHADRTLNDAVIQLNSACQLVLATGFTALWVVRIRRMRGLDRDLLAPMAVSAPAATLAAVTVPVVQLLGWHGAGRDVAFAVQAAVFASVPVAFLASVVRRRLADDAVLTLVRRVQRHPTPEAVQSALRSALLDDSLRVLYWAPELNTYVDVSGVPGGEPGSGDRLRLPVTSAVGASLALIDTDPVLRRHPNVVTNAVAASGLALENAQLQAAVLGRLSQVRSVRMQAVQAGVTERRRVERDLHDGAQQRLLALKLFLAASDSPTLPDPSRERLRGISQELSLALDELRDLARGIHPAVLSQAGLGAAVEAMAQRHPVAVDVALPGGRFPAATEETAYFLVCSVLDTMSEPDGDARVEVRGHTSEGVLTVEIEIHDDRPTPLRLGAELPGMLDRVRALGGDIMFSALGRGGSLMVAAIPCS is encoded by the coding sequence GTGAGCTCGACGTCTCTGGTCGCGGCGTCGTCCCCGTCGTCGCTGCCGCCCTCGGCCACCCGTCAGTGGTGGCGCACGCTGGCGATGACGGCTGCCCTCTCGCTGCTGGGCGCCGTGGTGATGGGACCGCTCTGGCAGGAGTACCCGCTGGTGGCCGCCGGCAGCCTGCTGTTCGGGGCGATGTTCACCTGCGCCGGGGTGATCCTCTGGGGCGAGCCGGGGCACCGCCGCACGGCCGTGCTGCTGATCGCCGCGGCCCTGCTGTGGTCGCTGGGCTGGAGCGAGGAGTGGGCCTTCGGGCCGATGCCGTTGCTGTCCGGGCCGTCCAGCTTCCTGGCGCTCTCGCTGGCCGTGTGGGCGATGTTCCGCTACCCCGAACCGGCGCTGATGAACCGCGTGGAGCGGGTGTTCGTGCTGGTGCTCGGGGTGGTGGTGGTCGGCGGCATCCTGGCGCAAGACCTCACCATGCGCCCGGAGTGGAAGGACTACGACCCGGGCTCGTGGTGGATCACGCTGCACGCCGACCGTACCCTGAACGACGCGGTGATCCAGCTGAACAGCGCCTGCCAGCTGGTGCTGGCCACCGGGTTCACGGCGCTGTGGGTGGTGCGCATCCGGCGCATGCGCGGGCTCGACCGCGACCTGCTCGCCCCGATGGCTGTCAGCGCCCCGGCCGCCACCCTGGCCGCGGTCACCGTGCCGGTGGTGCAGCTGCTCGGCTGGCACGGCGCCGGGCGCGACGTCGCGTTCGCGGTGCAGGCCGCGGTGTTCGCCAGTGTCCCGGTGGCGTTCCTGGCCAGCGTGGTGCGGCGGCGCCTGGCCGACGACGCGGTGCTCACCCTGGTGCGGCGGGTGCAGCGCCACCCCACCCCCGAGGCCGTGCAGAGCGCGCTGCGCTCGGCGCTGCTCGACGACTCGCTGCGGGTGCTCTACTGGGCGCCGGAGCTGAACACCTACGTCGACGTGTCCGGGGTGCCGGGGGGCGAACCCGGCTCCGGTGATCGCCTGCGGTTGCCGGTCACCTCGGCGGTGGGCGCCTCGCTGGCCCTGATCGACACCGACCCGGTGCTGCGCCGGCACCCGAACGTGGTCACCAACGCCGTGGCGGCCAGCGGCCTGGCCCTGGAGAACGCCCAGCTCCAGGCCGCGGTGCTGGGCCGGCTCAGCCAGGTGCGGTCGGTGCGCATGCAGGCGGTGCAGGCCGGGGTGACCGAGCGCCGCCGGGTGGAGCGCGACCTGCACGACGGCGCCCAGCAGCGTCTCCTGGCCCTGAAACTCTTTCTGGCGGCGTCCGACTCGCCCACCCTGCCGGATCCCTCGCGCGAGCGGCTGCGCGGCATCAGCCAGGAGCTCTCCCTGGCCCTGGACGAGCTGCGCGACCTGGCGCGCGGCATCCACCCGGCGGTGCTGAGCCAGGCCGGGCTGGGCGCGGCGGTGGAGGCGATGGCCCAGCGGCACCCGGTGGCCGTCGACGTGGCGCTGCCCGGCGGCCGGTTCCCGGCGGCCACCGAGGAGACCGCCTACTTCCTGGTGTGCTCGGTGCTGGACACGATGAGCGAACCGGACGGGGACGCCCGGGTGGAGGTGCGGGGGCACACCAGCGAGGGGGTGCTCACCGTGGAGATCGAGATCCACGACGACCGCCCGACACCCCTGCGGCTGGGCGCCGAGCTGCCGGGCATGCTCGACCGGGTGCGGGCGCTCGGCGGTGACATCATGTTCTCCGCGCTGGGGCGCGGCGGGTCGCTGATGGTGGCGGCGATTCCCTGTTCCTAA
- a CDS encoding dihydrofolate reductase family protein has translation MGRLVVTEFITLDGVAQAPGGPQEDPEGGFTHGGWQAPLLEEDRADAVFEQAKTLDVLLLGRRTYDIFAAYWPQAPAGIPWTSLLNAVPKRVASRTLSGDLGWQNSSLIPGDLATAVGELRQRHEHVHVIGSLGLVQSLLRLDLVDRLHLWQYPVLLGSGKRVFGEGTIPAALHLAEGIVHPGGTVQLTYDRIGVPTYGDMTQE, from the coding sequence ATGGGCAGGCTCGTCGTCACCGAGTTCATCACCCTCGACGGTGTGGCGCAGGCACCCGGCGGCCCCCAGGAGGATCCGGAGGGCGGCTTCACCCACGGCGGCTGGCAGGCCCCGCTGCTCGAAGAGGATCGGGCCGACGCCGTGTTCGAGCAGGCCAAGACCCTCGACGTGCTGCTGCTCGGCCGCCGCACCTACGACATCTTCGCCGCCTACTGGCCCCAGGCCCCCGCCGGTATCCCCTGGACGTCCCTGCTCAACGCCGTGCCCAAGCGGGTCGCCAGCCGCACCCTGTCCGGCGACCTGGGCTGGCAGAACTCGTCGCTGATCCCCGGCGACCTGGCCACCGCCGTCGGCGAGCTCAGGCAACGGCACGAACACGTCCACGTGATCGGCAGTCTCGGCCTGGTGCAGTCGCTGCTGCGCCTGGACCTGGTCGACCGGCTGCACCTGTGGCAGTACCCGGTGCTGCTGGGCAGCGGCAAGCGGGTGTTCGGCGAGGGCACGATCCCCGCGGCCCTGCACCTGGCCGAGGGGATCGTGCACCCGGGCGGCACCGTCCAGCTCACCTACGACCGGATCGGCGTGCCCACCTACGGCGACATGACCCAGGAGTGA